A single genomic interval of Nostoc commune NIES-4072 harbors:
- a CDS encoding ATP-binding cassette domain-containing protein, translating to MPQNNQIAVEFRDVTFSRNHRPLVSNLNFTIRQGEALVLLGRSGSGKTTTMKLINRLFTPTQGEVLFDGIPTTQWDEIKLRRKIGYVIQETGLFPHFTVERNVGLVPSLEGWQPKQIKTRVYELLQLVGLEPAQFAGRYPNELSGGQRQRVGVARALAADPPVLLMDEPFGALDPITRLELQQEFRHLQQELGKTVVFVTHDIQEAFVLASRIGLMYGGELVVLEAKDKFMRSQHPESLAFLQCLHTLQDTL from the coding sequence ATGCCGCAAAATAATCAAATTGCCGTCGAATTCCGCGATGTTACTTTTAGCCGCAATCATCGCCCATTGGTGTCAAATCTCAATTTCACCATTCGCCAAGGAGAAGCACTGGTATTACTTGGGCGCAGTGGTAGCGGCAAAACCACCACAATGAAGTTAATTAATCGCCTATTTACACCTACACAAGGCGAAGTTTTATTTGATGGTATTCCCACAACTCAATGGGATGAAATTAAACTGCGGCGAAAAATTGGTTACGTTATTCAAGAAACTGGTTTATTTCCCCATTTTACTGTTGAACGCAATGTGGGTTTAGTCCCGTCTTTGGAAGGTTGGCAACCGAAACAAATCAAAACGCGGGTTTATGAATTATTGCAATTAGTCGGCTTAGAACCAGCACAATTTGCCGGACGTTACCCGAACGAACTTTCGGGAGGACAAAGGCAAAGAGTCGGTGTAGCTAGAGCTTTAGCAGCAGATCCGCCAGTGTTGTTGATGGATGAACCCTTTGGCGCACTCGATCCAATTACGCGCCTAGAACTTCAACAAGAGTTTCGGCATTTGCAGCAAGAATTGGGCAAGACAGTTGTGTTTGTCACCCACGATATTCAAGAAGCATTTGTGTTGGCATCGAGAATTGGTTTAATGTATGGGGGAGAATTGGTAGTATTGGAGGCAAAGGATAAATTTATGCGATCGCAACATCCAGAAAGCCTTGCCTTTCTCCAATGTCTGCATACCTTGCAAGATACTCTATGA
- the ggt gene encoding gamma-glutamyltransferase, giving the protein MLTFTKPKRVTLAIFSFSVLLYSQVASAALTLPLRSKKGMVVSAHPLASEAGILMLRKGGNAVDAAVATTFAISVVEPFSAGIGGGGFLLMHSEKTGEMKALDFRERAPLKATRNMYLDAKGKVRPNASINGYLAVGTPGTVAGLYELHRRYGKLPWQEVIKPAIALANGFVLSPQITWRSLPEYENRKEAILNNPAARAIFTRNGEFYQPGEKLVQRDLARTLTEIAKNPQSFYTGSIARAIASDMVKNGGLITLEDLKAYKAIWRNPVCGNFRKAKICSMPPPSSGGVHLLQILNIIGDTDLKSLGWHHPDAIHLMVEAMKIAYADRSEYLGDPDFVKVPVQELLSPGYAKKRRQEINMQVARPSTEIKPGDLNSKFKIQNSKCLYLPSSPCPHYESPQTSHLTVVDEERNAVSLTFTINLGFGAGVVTPGTGIVLNNEMDDFASAPGVPNAFGLVGNDANAIAPRKTPLSSMTPTIVTENGHFRMAAGAPGGSTIITQVLQVILNVLEYNMDVGAAVSVPRIHHQWLPDQLRVESWGLDALTVEDLRRRGHKIKETIPWGNGNAIVVTSDGTLEGAADPRGEGSPRGL; this is encoded by the coding sequence ATGCTTACTTTTACTAAACCTAAGCGAGTTACGCTGGCAATCTTTTCTTTCAGTGTCTTGCTTTACAGCCAAGTTGCCTCAGCTGCCTTAACTTTACCCTTACGCAGCAAAAAGGGAATGGTGGTTTCGGCCCATCCCTTAGCAAGTGAAGCGGGAATTTTGATGTTACGCAAAGGTGGTAATGCAGTGGATGCAGCTGTCGCTACAACCTTTGCAATTTCAGTAGTTGAGCCTTTTTCAGCCGGAATCGGCGGCGGCGGATTTTTGCTGATGCATTCTGAGAAAACTGGCGAGATGAAAGCGCTAGATTTCCGTGAACGCGCACCATTGAAAGCTACAAGAAATATGTATCTAGACGCCAAAGGAAAGGTGCGTCCCAATGCAAGTATTAATGGTTATTTGGCAGTAGGCACACCAGGAACGGTGGCGGGACTTTATGAACTGCATCGTCGCTATGGTAAGCTTCCTTGGCAAGAGGTAATCAAACCTGCGATCGCACTTGCTAATGGCTTTGTCCTCAGTCCTCAAATTACTTGGCGTTCGCTCCCAGAATACGAAAACCGCAAGGAAGCAATTCTCAACAATCCAGCAGCACGAGCAATTTTCACTCGCAATGGCGAGTTTTATCAACCAGGGGAGAAGCTGGTGCAGCGCGATTTGGCACGTACTTTAACAGAAATTGCCAAAAATCCCCAAAGTTTTTACACCGGCAGTATTGCTCGCGCGATCGCTTCTGATATGGTAAAAAATGGTGGTTTAATTACTCTAGAAGACCTCAAAGCCTATAAAGCAATCTGGCGCAATCCCGTTTGTGGAAACTTTCGTAAAGCTAAAATTTGCTCAATGCCACCACCATCATCAGGAGGCGTTCATCTATTGCAGATTTTAAATATTATTGGTGACACTGATTTGAAATCTTTGGGATGGCATCATCCCGACGCTATACATTTAATGGTCGAAGCAATGAAGATTGCTTACGCCGATCGCTCAGAATATTTAGGCGATCCTGATTTTGTCAAAGTTCCTGTGCAAGAACTGCTCAGTCCAGGTTACGCCAAAAAACGCCGTCAAGAAATTAATATGCAAGTGGCTAGACCTTCGACCGAGATCAAGCCAGGAGATTTGAATTCAAAATTCAAAATTCAAAATTCAAAATGTCTCTATCTCCCCTCATCCCCTTGTCCTCACTATGAATCTCCCCAAACCAGTCATCTTACAGTTGTGGATGAAGAACGCAACGCCGTAAGTCTGACTTTCACGATTAACCTTGGTTTTGGTGCTGGTGTCGTGACACCGGGGACTGGAATTGTCCTCAATAATGAGATGGATGACTTTGCTTCTGCGCCAGGAGTGCCTAATGCCTTTGGTTTGGTTGGTAACGATGCCAATGCGATCGCACCTCGTAAGACTCCTTTATCCAGCATGACTCCGACAATAGTCACAGAAAACGGTCATTTCCGCATGGCAGCAGGTGCGCCTGGTGGTAGCACTATCATCACCCAGGTTTTGCAAGTGATCCTAAATGTGCTGGAATATAACATGGATGTTGGTGCGGCTGTTTCTGTTCCACGCATACATCATCAATGGCTTCCAGATCAGTTGCGTGTGGAATCCTGGGGCTTAGATGCTCTCACTGTGGAAGACTTACGCCGTCGGGGACACAAAATAAAAGAAACTATTCCTTGGGGTAATGGTAATGCGATCGTCGTAACATCTGATGGAACTCTAGAAGGGGCCGCTGATCCTCGCGGTGAAGGTTCTCCCAGAGGTTTGTGA
- a CDS encoding CHAT domain-containing protein, translating into MLMAIKTRVFGANSVKVKKQKQPGNWQKTTLAQFLGLSLYFLIALLCILSSPVLAKVSSSINLSSQPPIHNLTSLAVVADPASLVEQGKVLYNNGNFTKAVEVLQQAVQVYKQQGERIRLAATLSNLSLAYQQLGAWDQAQQAITESLNLLKVQDENQNLQIFAQSLDIQGRLQLTMGQAEAALATWQQTEKIYRQANNQNGVVRSLINQAQAWQTQGFYPRALKTLDHVSQTLKSQPDSIEKTVSLRSLGDALLVVGDLEKSHQALEESLTIARNLQSSVDIGASLFSLGNNALKQQDKPKAIAYYQQTVAASPSPITKVQAQLNYLRILIEDQRAAEIQALLPLIKSQIDQLPLSRASIYAQVNFSQSLAKVKSDILHASSQNYYKASSNQDSAVLLASAIQQSRSLGDKQAEAYALKSLGGLYEETKQWPEAQELTRQGLALAQSSNAPEITYTLEWQLGRLLWAQKDINGAIAAYDAAVATLQSLRRDLVANKDVVNQDVQFNFRDSVEPVYRESVELLLKSQAGKSPDEKILEKARERIEALQIAELNNFFQQACLQGQRVSLDQVVDKDNPTAAILYPIILPDELQVIVKIPKQPLQNYSNKISQADVEKLLVELRKNLVNPTATNAVQTQAHLVYDWLLKPIESQLQKSGVNTLVFVLDGALRNLPMAALYDGKQYLVEKYAIALSVGLQIFDPKPLVQQQLRALTAGLTQPPPGFSKFAPLLAIKSEFDGIIKAGVSTTSLIDRDFKKKNLESEIADTSFNIVHLATHGQFSSRLEDTFILDFDGQINVKDFDTLFRSQGKTIVELLVLSACQTATGDKRAALGLAGAAVRAGARSTIASLWQIDDRSTAMFVSAFYRELKKGKTSKAEAVHRAQLELLKHPNYKAPSFWSAYVLIGNWL; encoded by the coding sequence ATGCTTATGGCTATAAAAACTAGGGTTTTTGGTGCGAATTCTGTAAAAGTTAAAAAGCAAAAGCAGCCAGGGAATTGGCAGAAAACCACACTTGCTCAGTTTTTAGGCTTGTCTTTGTACTTCCTAATAGCTCTGCTATGCATTCTTAGTTCACCCGTGCTGGCAAAAGTTTCTAGCTCAATTAATTTATCATCTCAACCACCAATTCACAATCTTACGTCGCTGGCTGTGGTCGCTGACCCAGCCTCATTAGTAGAGCAAGGCAAAGTTTTATACAATAACGGAAACTTTACCAAGGCGGTAGAAGTGTTACAACAGGCTGTCCAAGTATATAAGCAGCAAGGGGAGAGGATCAGACTGGCAGCAACACTGAGTAATCTTTCTTTAGCTTACCAACAACTCGGTGCATGGGATCAGGCACAGCAGGCAATTACAGAGAGCTTAAATTTGCTCAAAGTACAGGATGAAAACCAAAATCTGCAAATATTTGCCCAATCACTGGATATTCAAGGTCGTCTCCAACTGACAATGGGACAGGCGGAGGCGGCTTTAGCAACTTGGCAGCAGACAGAAAAAATTTACAGGCAAGCAAATAATCAAAACGGCGTGGTGCGATCGCTAATCAATCAAGCACAGGCGTGGCAAACCCAAGGATTTTACCCTCGCGCTCTCAAAACACTCGATCATGTTAGTCAGACTTTAAAATCTCAGCCAGACTCTATAGAAAAGACAGTGAGTTTGCGATCGCTCGGTGATGCGCTTTTAGTAGTGGGCGATTTGGAAAAGTCACATCAGGCGCTAGAAGAAAGTCTGACGATTGCTCGAAATCTGCAATCAAGCGTTGATATTGGGGCCAGTCTGTTCAGCTTGGGGAATAATGCTCTTAAACAACAAGACAAACCAAAGGCGATCGCTTATTATCAACAAACAGTTGCAGCATCTCCCTCACCCATTACAAAAGTCCAAGCGCAACTAAATTACTTAAGAATACTCATTGAAGATCAACGAGCCGCAGAGATTCAAGCTCTCTTGCCGTTGATTAAGTCCCAAATCGACCAACTCCCCCTCAGCCGTGCGAGTATTTACGCCCAAGTAAACTTTTCTCAAAGTCTAGCAAAAGTCAAAAGTGACATATTGCACGCATCCAGTCAGAATTACTACAAAGCATCCAGTAACCAAGACTCAGCAGTATTACTCGCCAGCGCCATCCAGCAATCCCGTAGTTTAGGGGACAAGCAAGCAGAAGCCTATGCACTAAAGAGTTTAGGGGGCTTGTACGAAGAAACCAAACAGTGGCCAGAAGCGCAAGAGCTTACCCGGCAAGGATTAGCGTTGGCACAGAGCAGCAATGCACCAGAAATTACCTATACCTTAGAGTGGCAATTAGGTAGATTGCTGTGGGCACAAAAAGATATTAATGGTGCGATCGCAGCTTATGATGCTGCTGTGGCCACTCTCCAGTCTCTTCGCAGAGATTTAGTAGCCAATAAAGACGTAGTAAACCAAGATGTACAATTCAACTTCCGGGACAGCGTGGAACCCGTCTACCGAGAGTCAGTAGAGTTACTGCTGAAATCCCAAGCAGGAAAATCACCAGATGAAAAAATATTAGAGAAAGCACGAGAGCGCATTGAAGCACTCCAAATAGCAGAATTGAACAATTTCTTCCAGCAAGCTTGCTTACAAGGTCAGAGAGTATCCCTCGATCAAGTGGTAGATAAAGATAATCCCACGGCTGCTATTCTTTATCCGATTATTCTTCCTGACGAACTCCAGGTAATTGTCAAAATTCCCAAACAACCCCTACAAAACTACAGTAACAAGATATCCCAAGCAGATGTAGAGAAACTGTTAGTAGAACTGCGAAAAAATCTTGTCAATCCCACCGCTACCAACGCAGTTCAAACCCAAGCACACCTAGTTTACGACTGGCTGCTCAAACCCATTGAGTCACAATTGCAAAAAAGTGGGGTAAATACCTTAGTGTTTGTTTTGGATGGCGCGTTACGCAATTTACCAATGGCGGCTCTCTATGATGGTAAGCAATATTTAGTAGAGAAATATGCAATTGCTCTGAGCGTGGGTCTGCAAATCTTCGACCCTAAACCGCTAGTACAACAGCAATTAAGGGCGCTAACCGCAGGACTGACTCAGCCGCCACCAGGTTTTTCTAAGTTTGCACCGTTGCTTGCGATCAAATCTGAATTCGACGGCATTATTAAAGCAGGAGTCTCGACCACTAGCCTAATAGATAGAGATTTTAAGAAAAAGAATTTAGAGAGTGAAATTGCTGATACTTCATTCAATATAGTGCATTTAGCAACCCACGGTCAGTTTAGTTCCCGCCTTGAAGACACTTTTATTTTAGATTTCGATGGTCAGATCAACGTCAAAGATTTTGATACTCTCTTCCGCAGTCAGGGTAAAACCATAGTAGAGTTATTAGTTTTGAGTGCTTGCCAGACAGCAACAGGAGACAAACGTGCAGCACTGGGTCTTGCAGGAGCAGCTGTACGAGCTGGGGCACGCAGTACTATAGCATCCCTGTGGCAAATCGACGATCGCTCCACAGCAATGTTTGTTAGTGCCTTCTATCGAGAACTCAAGAAGGGCAAAACTAGCAAAGCCGAAGCTGTTCACCGGGCCCAGCTAGAACTGCTGAAACATCCTAACTACAAAGCACCAAGCTTTTGGTCTGCTTATGTGTTGATTGGGAATTGGTTGTAA
- a CDS encoding glycine betaine ABC transporter substrate-binding protein gives MKRILALCCLTFALLLGITSCTHNSNNSSNGNIIVASKDFTEQDILGELLAQQIEATTNLKVARRPRLGGSFVCHSAITAGKIDAYIEYSGTAFTGILKQKAVNDPKEVYERLKQAYSQQFNLEVMPSLGFENTFAMIVRGDDAKRYNIQTLSEATQYTPQWRGGFGYEFLEREDGFPGLAKAYNLRFAKPPQIMDLGLIYRALIQKQVDMVAGNSTDGQISRLGLVVLKDDKHYFPPYEPVPIVRQEILKKYPELKNAIASLAGKISADEMRQLNYLVEGELRDIKDVVQEFRKSKGLK, from the coding sequence ATGAAAAGAATTTTAGCATTGTGCTGTTTAACTTTTGCTTTGTTATTGGGAATCACTAGCTGTACCCATAATTCAAATAATAGTAGTAATGGTAATATTATTGTTGCTTCCAAAGATTTTACGGAACAAGATATTTTAGGTGAACTGTTAGCACAACAAATTGAGGCGACAACTAATTTAAAAGTAGCTCGTCGTCCCCGTCTGGGTGGTTCTTTTGTTTGTCATAGTGCGATTACTGCTGGCAAAATTGACGCATATATTGAGTATTCAGGCACAGCTTTTACTGGAATTTTAAAGCAAAAAGCAGTTAATGATCCGAAAGAAGTTTATGAAAGGTTAAAACAAGCATATTCTCAGCAATTCAATCTAGAAGTGATGCCAAGCTTGGGTTTTGAAAACACTTTTGCGATGATTGTTCGGGGTGATGATGCCAAACGCTACAACATTCAAACTCTCTCTGAAGCGACTCAATATACACCACAGTGGCGCGGGGGTTTTGGCTATGAGTTTTTAGAACGGGAAGATGGTTTCCCTGGATTAGCGAAAGCTTACAATTTGCGTTTTGCTAAACCTCCCCAAATTATGGATTTGGGTTTGATATATCGTGCTTTGATTCAAAAACAAGTGGATATGGTGGCGGGTAATTCCACTGATGGACAGATTTCTCGATTGGGTTTAGTTGTCTTGAAAGATGATAAACATTATTTTCCACCTTACGAACCTGTACCAATTGTTCGACAAGAAATATTAAAAAAATATCCTGAATTAAAAAATGCGATCGCTTCACTTGCTGGAAAGATTTCGGCAGATGAAATGCGGCAGTTAAATTATTTAGTTGAGGGGGAATTACGTGATATTAAAGATGTTGTGCAGGAGTTTCGCAAATCGAAGGGATTAAAATAA
- a CDS encoding phytochelatin synthase family protein yields MLRKISKTFFKALTIGLCISSGSVLSQTLSLSSNLIGFNTPEGEKLLLQSKSNEDFFPLSTQFITQNNQTYCGVASMVMVLNSLQIPAPEAPQYKPYRVFTQENFFSNDNTKKVLTPEVVSRQGMTLDQLGKLLASYGVKVNVYHAADTSLEQFRKQAAENLKQPRNFVLVNYLRKEIGQEIGGHISPLAAYNEQTDRFLILDVSRYKYPPIWVKTADLWKAMLTTDSSVNKSCGFVFVSKSP; encoded by the coding sequence ATGTTGCGAAAAATAAGCAAAACATTTTTTAAAGCTTTAACTATTGGATTATGTATCTCTAGTGGAAGCGTTCTTTCTCAAACATTATCGCTTTCTTCTAACTTAATAGGTTTTAATACGCCTGAAGGTGAAAAATTATTACTTCAGAGTAAATCAAATGAAGACTTCTTTCCCCTGAGTACACAATTCATTACTCAAAATAATCAGACATATTGTGGTGTTGCTAGTATGGTTATGGTACTGAATAGTTTACAAATTCCAGCACCAGAAGCACCACAGTACAAGCCATATCGAGTATTTACGCAAGAAAACTTTTTTAGTAATGATAATACAAAAAAAGTGCTAACTCCGGAAGTGGTGTCTCGCCAAGGTATGACTTTAGACCAGTTAGGGAAATTACTAGCCAGCTATGGCGTTAAAGTTAATGTTTACCACGCTGCCGATACTAGTTTAGAGCAGTTCCGCAAACAAGCGGCAGAAAATTTAAAACAACCGCGAAACTTTGTTTTAGTAAACTATTTACGTAAAGAAATAGGTCAAGAGATAGGTGGGCATATTTCCCCTTTAGCAGCATATAATGAGCAAACTGATAGGTTTTTAATTCTGGATGTTTCTCGTTACAAATATCCACCAATTTGGGTAAAAACAGCAGATTTATGGAAAGCAATGCTCACAACTGATTCCTCAGTAAATAAGAGCTGTGGCTTTGTATTTGTCAGCAAAAGCCCTTGA
- a CDS encoding Uma2 family endonuclease, with the protein MKSVAKIPLAEFLSQPNIEASPAWELINGQALEKPMPTLFHSRLQRNLVNYINSHTERFEAVQELRCIVPPYSPVPDISVIACDRLGDKDGPLEGAPDWLIEIRSPDQSTLDLQNKILHCLSNGTQLAWLIDITRQQIWVWLGDDLPLVCSAEDILPTLGDLPKLMVNAVMAMTPRQS; encoded by the coding sequence ATGAAGTCAGTTGCAAAGATCCCTTTAGCCGAGTTTCTCTCTCAACCTAACATTGAGGCTTCGCCCGCATGGGAGTTAATTAACGGGCAAGCACTGGAAAAACCAATGCCAACCCTTTTTCACTCGCGCCTACAACGCAATTTAGTGAATTACATAAATAGTCATACTGAGCGGTTTGAAGCCGTGCAAGAACTGCGTTGTATTGTACCTCCCTACTCTCCAGTACCGGATATTTCCGTTATTGCTTGCGATCGCCTTGGCGATAAAGATGGCCCTCTAGAGGGAGCGCCTGACTGGTTAATTGAAATTCGCTCTCCTGACCAAAGCACCCTAGACTTGCAAAACAAAATTCTCCACTGTCTTAGCAACGGAACGCAATTAGCTTGGCTAATAGATATAACTCGTCAACAGATTTGGGTATGGCTTGGAGATGATCTGCCACTGGTTTGCTCCGCAGAAGACATTTTACCAACTTTGGGAGATTTGCCAAAGCTTATGGTTAACGCGGTGATGGCTATGACTCCCAGGCAAAGCTAA
- a CDS encoding ABC transporter permease has protein sequence MKNFFLIKYAPEILQHTLEHLFLVGIAIGIAILVGIPLGILITRKSYLRQPILGIANIFQTIPSLALFGLLIPVPIIGGIGAVPAIVALIVYSLLPIIRNTYTGITGVDPAIREAGRGMGMTDRQLLLQVEIPLALGVILAGVRVATVIAIGIATIAAAIGAGGLGVFIFRGISVVNDQLILAGAVPAAAIALLADFAIGWMENKLKIKS, from the coding sequence ATGAAAAATTTCTTCCTGATTAAGTATGCCCCAGAAATTCTTCAGCATACTCTAGAACACTTATTTTTGGTAGGCATAGCAATTGGAATTGCTATACTTGTAGGCATTCCATTAGGTATTTTAATTACACGTAAAAGTTATCTTCGCCAACCAATTCTCGGTATAGCAAATATCTTCCAAACTATTCCTAGCTTGGCACTGTTTGGCTTGCTCATCCCTGTTCCAATAATTGGCGGAATTGGCGCAGTACCAGCAATTGTTGCTCTGATTGTATATTCCTTGCTGCCGATAATTCGTAACACTTACACAGGGATTACTGGTGTAGATCCAGCTATTAGAGAAGCTGGCAGAGGCATGGGGATGACAGATAGACAATTATTATTACAAGTTGAGATTCCCTTAGCACTGGGAGTAATTTTAGCAGGGGTGCGTGTAGCAACGGTAATTGCCATTGGTATTGCAACTATTGCAGCAGCAATTGGTGCTGGTGGTTTGGGAGTATTTATTTTTCGCGGTATATCAGTCGTGAACGATCAGTTAATTTTAGCTGGTGCAGTTCCGGCGGCAGCAATTGCATTACTGGCTGACTTTGCAATTGGCTGGATGGAGAATAAATTAAAAATTAAAAGTTAA
- a CDS encoding DUF1802 family protein, giving the protein MLMELTTTFHALKEWAVAINALESGKTIMLLRKGGIHERNGHFQVAHKQILLYPTYEHQQAFMLKAEYADRVYPVTSGWHPETVPIGSWAEITDILPVSDESIVNTLLPFHIWNEHFISDRLKWKPRQPLYILLLRTYKLPQQEIPYQPKYGGCKSWIDLDQPINLQGAKPVLSDFAYTQLVETIRQIVGDKLYAPSL; this is encoded by the coding sequence ATGCTGATGGAATTGACTACAACTTTTCATGCTCTCAAAGAATGGGCAGTCGCCATAAATGCCTTGGAAAGTGGCAAAACAATTATGTTGCTCCGCAAAGGCGGTATCCATGAACGAAATGGACATTTCCAAGTTGCCCACAAGCAAATTTTGCTTTACCCTACTTATGAACATCAACAAGCTTTCATGCTGAAAGCTGAGTACGCGGATCGTGTTTATCCAGTTACATCAGGTTGGCATCCAGAGACAGTTCCTATCGGTAGTTGGGCTGAAATTACAGATATTTTGCCAGTTAGCGATGAGTCTATTGTCAATACATTGCTTCCCTTTCATATTTGGAACGAGCATTTTATTAGCGATCGCCTCAAATGGAAACCACGCCAGCCGCTTTATATTCTGCTCCTGCGGACATATAAACTACCCCAACAAGAAATTCCCTATCAGCCTAAATACGGCGGTTGCAAGTCTTGGATTGATTTAGATCAACCAATTAACTTGCAAGGAGCAAAACCAGTTTTATCTGACTTTGCATACACTCAACTAGTAGAGACAATTCGCCAGATTGTCGGCGATAAGTTGTATGCTCCCTCTTTGTAA
- a CDS encoding 2'-5' RNA ligase family protein, with the protein MSRFFVALLPPQDIQDYANQIKQYFADRYASSGALKSPPHITLQPPFEWADDNLPLLEASLKEFASRQQPVAITLKGFDAFAPRVIYINVVISQELLTLQADLMAYVESNLGIVDKVSKTRPFAPHITVAFRDLTKQNFRVAWPEFEKRQLHFEFTADKLTLLLHDGKRWNIESEFGFLSNE; encoded by the coding sequence ATGAGCCGTTTTTTTGTCGCCCTTTTACCACCACAAGACATTCAAGACTACGCCAACCAGATTAAGCAATACTTCGCTGATCGCTATGCTAGTAGCGGAGCGCTAAAATCTCCGCCTCATATTACCCTGCAACCACCCTTTGAATGGGCAGATGATAACTTGCCACTGCTAGAAGCATCCTTGAAGGAATTTGCTAGTAGACAACAGCCAGTAGCTATTACCCTCAAGGGATTTGATGCCTTTGCGCCTCGTGTCATATACATTAATGTAGTCATAAGTCAAGAACTTTTAACTTTGCAAGCAGATTTAATGGCTTATGTAGAAAGCAACTTGGGAATCGTTGACAAGGTTTCTAAAACTCGCCCTTTTGCTCCCCATATAACGGTTGCATTTCGAGATTTAACAAAGCAAAACTTTAGAGTTGCTTGGCCAGAATTTGAAAAGCGTCAGTTGCATTTTGAGTTTACTGCCGACAAATTAACATTACTGCTTCACGACGGTAAGCGGTGGAATATTGAATCAGAGTTTGGTTTTCTGAGCAATGAATAA